In the Manis javanica isolate MJ-LG chromosome 14, MJ_LKY, whole genome shotgun sequence genome, one interval contains:
- the LOC108397597 gene encoding olfactory receptor 2T2-like, with translation MAENLKALSRGFTLLGLITRPASPGLVFAVVFSVFLVAIITNALMILLIHVDARLHTPMYFLLSQLSTMDMVYICITVPKMLRDLLSEEKVISFLGCALQIFLYLTLIGGEFLLLGLMAYDRYVAVCNPLRYPLLMTRRICLLMVVVSWIGGSLDGFLLTPFTMSFPYCGSREINHFFCEIPAVLKLSCVDTSLYETLMYACCVLMLLIPVSVISVSYTRILFTVHRMSSAEGRRKAFATCSSHIMVVSIFYGAAFYTNVLPHSYHTPEKDKVVSAFYTILTPMLNPLIYSLRNKEVAAALRKVLGRCTSSQRIRAGDASSKH, from the exons ATGGCAGAAAACCTGAAAGCCTTGAGCCGCGG CTTTACCCTCCTGGGCCTCATCACCCGTCCTGCGTCCCCTGGGCTTGTCTTTGCCGTGGTCTTCTCGGTCTTTCTCGTGGCCATAATTACCAACGCCCTCATGATCCTGCTCATCCACGTGGACGCTCgcctgcacacacccatgtacttcttgcTCAGCCAGCTCTCCACCATGGACATGGTCTATATCTGCATCACCGTCCCCAAGATGCTGCGAGACCTTCTCTCCGAGGAAAAGGTCATCTCCTTCCTGGGCTGTGCCCTTCAGATCTTCCTTTACCTGACCCTGATAGGAGGCGAATTTCTCCTTCTGGGCCTCATGGCCTATGACCGGTATGTGGCTGTGTGCAACCCCCTCAGGTACCCTCTCCTCATGACCCGCAGGATTTGCCTGCTCATGGTGGTGGTCTCCTGGATTGGCGGCTCCCTGGATGGATTCCTGCTCACCCCCTTCACGATGAGTTTCCCTTACTGCGGATCCCGAGAGATCAATCACTTCTTCTGTGAGATCCCAGCTGTGCTGaagctgtcctgtgtggacacatCGCTCTATGAGACCCTGATGTATGCCTGCTGCGTGCTCATGCTGCTCATCCCTGTATCCGTCATCTCTGTCTCCTACACGCGCATCCTGTTCACTGTCCATCGGATGAGCTCTGCTGAGGGCCGGCGCAAAGCCTTTGCTACCTGCTCTTCCCATATTATGGTGGTGAGCATTTTTTATGGGGCAGCCTTCTACACAAATGTGCTTCCCCATTCCTACCACacaccagagaaagacaaggttGTGTCGGCCTTCTACACCATCCTCACCCCCATGCTCAACCCACTCATCTACAGTTTGAGGAATAAAGAGGTGGCTGCAGCTCTAAGGAAAGTGCTGGGGAGATGCACCTCCTCtcagagaatcagagcaggggaTGCGTCCAGTAAACACTAG
- the LOC108397596 gene encoding LOW QUALITY PROTEIN: olfactory receptor 2T27-like (The sequence of the model RefSeq protein was modified relative to this genomic sequence to represent the inferred CDS: inserted 2 bases in 2 codons; substituted 1 base at 1 genomic stop codon) codes for MEQGSYSVXDDFVLPENGHFPWLLFVLILLGFAISIASSTTMITVIPXEPPPHTPMCFLLHQLALLDLLDLSTIKPEVLVDWMVGQQASSCAACTAQHFLYLTWAGAECFLLGLMAYDSYVAACHTLRCPALMSCNVCLLIVLAAWLGGSVDGFLLTPVAMQFPFRASREINHFFCEVPALLKLSCMVTSDYEAAMCDCCITMLLIPFSIISASYTGILIMVHRMSEADGXGKAVATCSSHMVAGSLFYGAAMYTHVLPHSYHTPKQDKAVSAVYTILTALLSPLIYGFRNKDVTGALQKALGRCLPSGRITTF; via the exons ATGGAGCAGGGCAGCTATTCTGTGTAGGATGACTTTGTCCTTCCTGAGAACGGCCATTTTCCCTGGCTCCTTTTTGTCCTCATCCTCCTGGGCTTTGCCATTTCCATAGCCAGCAGCACCACCATGATCACCGTCATCC GggaaccccccccacacacacccatgtGCTTCCTGCTCCACCAGCTCGCTCTTCTGGACCTCCTGGACCTCTCCACCATCAAGCCCGAGGTGCTGGTGGACTGGATGGTGGGCCAGCAGGCAAGCTCCTGCGCAGCCTGCACTGCCCAGCACTTCCTCTACTTGACCTGGGCAGGCGCCGAGTGCTTCCTGCTGGGCCTCATGGCCTATGACAGCTACGTGGCCGCCTGCCACACCCTCCGCTGTCCTGCCCTCATGAGCTGCAATGTCTGCTTACTCATTGTGCTGGCAGCCTGGCTGGGAGGGTCTGTAGACGGCTTCTTGCTCACACCAGTCGCCATGCAGTTCCCTTTCCGTGCCTCTCGGGAAATCAACCACTTCTTCTGTGAGGTCCCCGCCCTCCTGAAACTCTCCTGCATGGTCACCTCGGATTATGAGGCGGCCATGTGTGACTGCTGCATCACCATGCTCCTCATCCCTTTCTCCATCATCTCAGCCTCTTACACAGGGATTCTCATCATGGTCCACAGGATGAGTGAGGCAGACG GGGGAAAGGCAGTGGCCACTTGCTCCTCACACATGGTAGCTGGCAGCCTGTTCTACGGAGCCGCCATGTACACCCACGTGCTGCCTCACTCTTACCACACCCCCAAACAGGACAAGGCTGTGTCTGCCGTCTACACTATCCTCACTGCCCTTCTCAGCCCACTAATCTATGGCTTCAGGAACAAGGATGTCACAGGAGCCCTACAGAAGGCGCTGGGGAGGTGCTTACCCTCAGGAAGGATAACCACCTTCTAA